Proteins encoded by one window of Dioscorea cayenensis subsp. rotundata cultivar TDr96_F1 chromosome 6, TDr96_F1_v2_PseudoChromosome.rev07_lg8_w22 25.fasta, whole genome shotgun sequence:
- the LOC120263546 gene encoding probable BOI-related E3 ubiquitin-protein ligase 2, which yields MATIPHLQLHQPQSQPQQPQSKPFMNFVPIDPQIFATSTLPNPSPPYVHVMGIAPAGEGAVVEGWEPNRKRVKEQEFLEDSQISSIDFLHTGGSVSTGLGLSLDDRRVGVSSGESSLVLSSIDEEIGREIQRQDAEMDRFLKLQGERLRQQILEKVQAKQFQTLASVEEKFLRKIREKEAEVEDINRKNTELEEQMKQLSVEVAAWQHRAKYNESMISALKLNLQKVYAQSRDNNREGCGDSEVDDTASCCNGGAINFQLMCKENKDMKELMTCRVCRVNEVSMLLLPCRHLCLCKDCESKLSFCPLCHCSKLFGTEIYM from the exons ATGGCTACCATTCCCCATCTTCAGCTCCATCAACCCCAATCTCAACCGCAGCAGCCCCAATCGAAGCCCTTCAT GAATTTTGTTCCCATTGATCCCCAGATCTTCGCCACTTCTACCCTCCCAAATCCTTCCCCTCCAT ATGTTCATGTAATGGGAATTGCGCCAGCGGGGGAGGGCGCAGTGGTTGAGGGGTGGGAGCCGAACAGGAAGAGGGTGAAGGAGCAAGAGTTCTTGGAGGATTCACAGATCTCGTCTATAGATTTCTTGCATACGGGTGGGTCGGTGTCGACAGGGCTTGGGTTATCGTTGGATGATCGACGGGTTGGGGTGTCATCTGGTGAGTCTTCGCTTGTTCTTTCATCCATTGATGAAGAGATTGGGAGGGAGATACAGAGGCAGGATGCTGAAATGGATCGCTTTCTCAAATTACAG GGTGAGCGACTGAGGCAACAGATTTTAGAGAAGGTTCAGGCGAAACAGTTTCAGACTCTAGCTTCAGTAGAGGAAAAGTTTTTACGAAAGATCCGTGAGAAAGAAGCAGAAGTTGAGGACATAAATAGGAAAAACACTGAGCTCGAGGAACAAATGAAGCAGTTGAGTGTTGAAGTGGCTGCATGGCAGCATCGGGCCAAGTACAACGAGAGCATGATTTCTGCCCTTAAATTAAATCTCCAGAAAGTGTATGCTCAAAGCAGGGATAACAACAGAGAAGGGTGTGGTGACAGTGAAGTGGACGATACTGCCTCTTGCTGCAATGGTGGCGCCATCAATTTCCAACTCATGTGCAAGGAGAACAAGGACATGAAGGAACTGATGACTTGTAGGGTTTGCCGTGTCAATGAAGTATCCATGCTTTTGCTGCCCTGCCGGCATCTTTGCTTGTGCAAGGACTGTGAATCTAAGCTCAGCTTCTGTCCTCTGTGTCACTGCTCGAAATTGTTTGGTACTGAGATCTATATGTAA